A single genomic interval of Mucilaginibacter boryungensis harbors:
- the fusA gene encoding elongation factor G: protein MSRDLRYTRNIGIAAHIDAGKTTTTERILYYAGVSHKIGEVHEGAATMDWMAQEQERGITITSAATTVNWKYRNHNYHINIIDTPGHVDFTVEVNRSLRVLDGLVFLFSAVDGVEPQSETNWRLANNYNVARIGFVNKMDRSGADFLNVVKQVKTMLGSNAVPLQLPIGAEENFKGVVDLINFRGVVWNEHDKGMTFTEVPIPDDMLEEATEWREKLLESVAEYDESLMEKFFDAPETITEREVLDALRKAVLDAKIVPMTCGSSFKNKGVQTMLDYVMELLPSPMDVEGIIGTNPETGAEILRKPDVKEPFAALAFKIATDPFVGRLCFIRVYSGNLEAGSYVHNMRSDNKERISRIFQMHANKQNPIPNVGAGDIAAVVGFKDIKTGDTLCDEKHPIVLESMNFPEPVIGLAIEPKTQADVDKLGMALGKLSEEDPTFRVNSDEETGQTVISGMGELHLDIIMDRLKREFKVEVNQGAPQVAYKESITGTVQHRETYKKQTGGRGKFADIQVILSPNDEGKEGLTFVNEISGGAIPREFIPSVQKGFEASMVNGVLAGYPLTGLKVRLIDGSFHAVDSDALSFELAAKMAYREALPKCKPMLLEPIMKIEILTPEENMGDVIGDMNRRRGQLLGMDSRAGAQVIKATVPLSEMFGYVTQLRTITSGRATSTMEFDHYAEAPRNVQDEVVAKAKGKKAAGNN, encoded by the coding sequence ATGTCAAGAGACTTAAGATATACAAGAAATATAGGTATTGCCGCTCACATTGATGCCGGTAAAACTACTACTACCGAGCGTATCCTTTATTATGCCGGTGTTAGCCACAAAATTGGCGAGGTGCACGAAGGTGCAGCTACCATGGACTGGATGGCACAGGAGCAGGAACGTGGTATCACCATTACATCGGCTGCTACTACTGTAAACTGGAAATACAGGAACCACAACTACCATATCAACATTATTGATACCCCGGGCCACGTGGATTTTACCGTTGAGGTAAACCGCTCGCTGCGTGTATTAGATGGTTTGGTATTCTTATTCAGCGCGGTTGATGGTGTTGAACCTCAATCTGAAACTAACTGGAGGCTTGCTAACAACTATAACGTTGCCCGTATAGGTTTCGTTAACAAAATGGACCGTAGCGGTGCCGACTTTTTAAATGTTGTTAAACAGGTTAAAACCATGTTGGGCAGCAACGCCGTACCATTGCAATTGCCAATTGGTGCTGAAGAGAACTTTAAAGGTGTGGTTGATCTGATCAACTTCCGCGGTGTGGTTTGGAACGAGCATGATAAAGGTATGACCTTTACTGAAGTGCCTATCCCTGACGATATGCTGGAAGAAGCAACCGAGTGGAGAGAAAAATTATTGGAATCGGTAGCTGAGTATGATGAGTCGTTAATGGAGAAATTCTTTGACGCCCCTGAAACCATTACCGAGCGCGAAGTGCTTGACGCTTTACGTAAAGCTGTATTAGACGCTAAAATTGTTCCGATGACCTGCGGTTCATCATTCAAGAACAAAGGCGTACAAACCATGCTTGATTACGTGATGGAGTTATTGCCTTCACCAATGGATGTGGAAGGTATTATTGGTACCAACCCTGAAACTGGCGCTGAAATATTACGTAAACCGGATGTTAAAGAGCCATTTGCAGCTTTAGCATTTAAAATTGCTACTGACCCGTTTGTAGGCCGTCTGTGCTTTATCCGCGTATACTCTGGTAACCTTGAAGCCGGTTCGTATGTACACAACATGCGTTCTGACAACAAAGAGCGTATCAGCCGTATATTCCAAATGCACGCTAACAAGCAGAACCCTATCCCTAACGTAGGTGCAGGTGATATTGCTGCGGTAGTAGGCTTTAAAGATATTAAAACAGGTGACACCCTTTGCGATGAGAAACACCCTATCGTATTGGAGTCAATGAACTTCCCTGAGCCGGTTATCGGTTTAGCGATTGAGCCTAAAACACAGGCCGACGTTGATAAACTGGGTATGGCTTTAGGTAAATTATCTGAAGAAGATCCAACCTTCCGTGTAAATTCAGACGAAGAAACCGGTCAGACCGTAATTAGCGGTATGGGCGAGCTTCACCTGGATATCATCATGGACCGTTTGAAACGTGAGTTTAAAGTTGAAGTTAACCAGGGCGCGCCACAGGTAGCTTACAAAGAGTCTATCACAGGTACTGTACAACACCGCGAAACATACAAGAAACAAACCGGGGGCCGTGGTAAATTTGCCGATATACAGGTTATCCTGTCGCCAAATGATGAAGGTAAAGAAGGTTTAACTTTCGTTAACGAGATCTCTGGTGGTGCTATCCCGCGTGAATTTATCCCATCTGTACAGAAAGGCTTCGAAGCTTCAATGGTGAATGGCGTATTAGCAGGTTACCCGCTAACCGGCTTAAAAGTACGTTTAATTGATGGTTCATTCCACGCAGTCGATTCGGACGCGCTATCTTTCGAGTTAGCTGCTAAGATGGCTTACCGCGAGGCATTGCCAAAATGTAAACCAATGTTGCTTGAGCCGATCATGAAGATCGAGATCCTTACCCCTGAAGAAAACATGGGTGATGTTATCGGTGACATGAACCGTCGTCGTGGCCAGCTGTTAGGTATGGACTCACGTGCAGGTGCACAGGTAATTAAAGCTACCGTACCACTTTCAGAAATGTTTGGTTATGTAACCCAGTTACGTACCATCACTTCGGGCCGTGCTACTTCAACCATGGAGTTTGATCACTATGCTGAAGCGCCGCGTAACGTACAGGACGAAGTAGTTGCCAAAGCAAAAGGTAAAAAAGCTGCCGGTAATAACTAA
- the rpsG gene encoding 30S ribosomal protein S7, producing MRKSKPKKRILLPDPKFNDVLVTRFVNNMMFDGKKSTAYTIFYNAVDIVEKKTSENGLDTWKKALNNVMPAVEVKSRRVGGANFQVPTEVRPERKVALGMKWLISYARRRGEKTMMEKLAAEIISAAKGEGAAVKKKEDTHKMAEANKAFSHFRF from the coding sequence ATGAGAAAGTCAAAACCAAAAAAGAGAATCCTTCTTCCTGATCCAAAATTCAATGATGTTTTGGTAACCAGGTTTGTAAATAACATGATGTTCGACGGTAAAAAATCTACCGCTTACACTATATTTTATAACGCAGTTGATATTGTTGAAAAGAAAACCAGCGAAAACGGTTTAGATACCTGGAAAAAAGCGCTGAACAACGTAATGCCTGCTGTTGAAGTGAAAAGCCGCCGTGTAGGTGGTGCTAACTTCCAGGTGCCTACTGAAGTTCGTCCTGAGCGTAAAGTGGCTTTGGGTATGAAATGGCTGATCAGCTATGCACGTCGTCGTGGCGAAAAAACCATGATGGAGAAATTAGCTGCCGAGATCATCTCTGCTGCTAAAGGCGAAGGTGCTGCTGTGAAAAAGAAAGAAGATACGCACAAAATGGCTGAAGCCAACAAAGCGTTCTCACATTTCCGTTTCTAA
- the rpsL gene encoding 30S ribosomal protein S12, with the protein MPTIQQLVRKGRVALVDKSKSPALDSCPQRRGVCTRVYTTTPKKPNSAMRKVARVRLTNGKEVNAYIPGEGHNLQEHSIVLIRGGRVKDLPGVRYHIIRGALDTSGVAGRNQRRSKYGTKRPKPGQAAAAPAKGKKK; encoded by the coding sequence ATGCCTACTATTCAGCAATTAGTTAGAAAAGGTAGAGTAGCTCTGGTTGATAAGAGTAAATCACCAGCGTTGGACAGCTGTCCACAGCGAAGAGGCGTGTGCACCCGTGTGTACACCACTACCCCTAAGAAACCAAACTCAGCAATGCGTAAAGTTGCCCGTGTGCGCTTAACCAACGGTAAAGAGGTGAATGCCTATATCCCTGGTGAAGGTCACAACTTACAGGAGCACTCTATCGTGTTGATCCGTGGCGGTCGTGTTAAAGACTTACCGGGTGTTCGTTACCACATCATCCGTGGTGCACTGGATACTTCAGGTGTTGCCGGTCGTAACCAACGTCGTTCTAAATATGGTACTAAACGCCCTAAACCAGGACAAGCTGCTGCAGCCCCTGCAAAAGGTAAAAAGAAATAA